The proteins below are encoded in one region of Corallococcus silvisoli:
- a CDS encoding lipase family protein, giving the protein MPDVETALEMLEYCRFAYKAYAQTCTYPLDPFYEAHGAGKWQGARDRVMAHVHKLMDSDEDVRKFDPIEYNLTQLPNPSHGIVYRGGSAEEPYILFQPRELDRSISYVQGVALDGSDIWGFDIHGAIGSKRCCYFQGKTGMTQTHPEAGWPSWMGAAIYDPDKQRMVITFRGSRSGKGGRALSQALVKSAGSPDWVTDMNHLKAVQVPRFSRASLACGFWYAYESCRESLEGAFLEALHHRGLKEIIFTGHSLGGALAQCAYIDMMGGELLSRSAAMQRLKKTVPISCYAISAPPIVLGRESAAKVSVHVGAMNIFHYFSPKDAVHHSAKVDFSGVTAVNSVVGFSTHPLTTAVHLGTEFPLEGCTAAFPDSHEPEEVRRGLVAAIASFRRMGLGADPGFWPTFEFNPCGAWGASVRHGWATGTLAENLKMALVSSVSDGGTQARAELWSEVIKGMESGGYRRLDDTNGAAFDSFGDAVRLVGELSNPFTDNRAQNALELKKLRTALLKSYEGASSHKATSSVYFVMLQYLTAMQYGLDIV; this is encoded by the coding sequence ATGCCCGATGTCGAAACCGCGCTGGAGATGCTGGAGTACTGCCGTTTCGCATACAAGGCATACGCCCAGACCTGCACCTACCCGCTGGACCCATTCTACGAGGCGCACGGGGCCGGAAAGTGGCAGGGCGCGCGAGACCGCGTGATGGCCCATGTGCACAAGCTCATGGACAGCGACGAGGACGTCCGCAAGTTCGACCCCATTGAATACAATCTCACCCAGCTCCCCAATCCCTCGCACGGCATCGTGTATCGCGGTGGCTCCGCGGAAGAGCCCTACATCCTCTTCCAGCCACGCGAACTCGACCGCTCCATCTCCTATGTGCAGGGCGTGGCCCTGGATGGAAGCGACATCTGGGGCTTCGACATCCACGGCGCGATCGGCTCGAAGCGGTGCTGCTACTTCCAGGGCAAGACGGGCATGACCCAGACGCACCCGGAGGCGGGCTGGCCCAGTTGGATGGGAGCGGCGATCTATGACCCGGACAAGCAGCGGATGGTCATCACCTTCCGGGGGAGCCGGAGCGGAAAAGGGGGCCGCGCCCTGTCACAAGCCCTGGTCAAGAGCGCGGGGAGCCCGGACTGGGTCACGGACATGAACCACCTGAAGGCCGTCCAGGTCCCGCGGTTCAGCCGGGCGAGCCTCGCGTGCGGGTTCTGGTATGCCTATGAGAGCTGCCGGGAGTCGCTGGAAGGCGCCTTCCTGGAGGCACTGCACCACCGGGGACTCAAGGAGATCATCTTCACGGGGCACAGCCTGGGCGGTGCGCTCGCGCAATGCGCATACATCGACATGATGGGAGGGGAGCTGCTCAGCCGGAGCGCGGCGATGCAGCGGCTCAAGAAGACGGTGCCCATCTCCTGCTATGCCATCTCGGCCCCGCCCATCGTCCTGGGCCGTGAGTCTGCGGCGAAGGTCTCCGTGCACGTGGGGGCGATGAATATCTTCCACTACTTCTCGCCCAAGGACGCCGTGCACCACAGCGCGAAGGTGGATTTCTCCGGGGTGACGGCGGTGAACTCGGTCGTGGGCTTTTCGACGCATCCGCTCACGACGGCGGTCCACCTGGGCACGGAGTTTCCCCTGGAGGGGTGCACGGCCGCCTTCCCCGACTCGCACGAACCCGAGGAGGTGCGACGGGGGCTCGTCGCGGCCATCGCGAGCTTTCGGCGCATGGGCCTGGGCGCGGACCCGGGGTTCTGGCCCACCTTCGAGTTCAACCCTTGCGGCGCGTGGGGCGCGTCCGTCCGGCACGGGTGGGCCACGGGTACGCTCGCGGAGAACCTGAAGATGGCGCTCGTGAGCAGCGTCTCGGACGGGGGGACCCAGGCCCGGGCGGAGCTCTGGTCGGAGGTCATCAAGGGGATGGAGAGCGGTGGGTACCGCCGCCTGGATGACACGAACGGCGCCGCGTTCGACTCCTTTGGCGATGCGGTGCGCCTGGTCGGCGAGCTCAGCAATCCCTTCACGGACAACCGGGCGCAGAACGCGCTGGAGTTGAAGAAGCTCCGGACCGCGCTGCTCAAGTCCTATGAGGGGGCCTCGAGCCACAAGGCCACCTCGAGCGTCTACTTCGTGATGCTCCAGTACCTGACCGCGATGCAGTACGGACTCGACATCGTCTGA
- a CDS encoding crotonase/enoyl-CoA hydratase family protein → MSTSYKSLRIEKGDGIAELVLTGPGKGNAMGPDFWREMPEALRALDADDEVRVVLVRGEGSHFTYGLDLMGMMESLGPLLTAESNLALERSRLLKLIGEMQQATEGVARCKKPVIAAVHGWCIGGGMDLIAACDFRYCSQDAKFSLREVKVGIVADLGALQRLPRIIGEGNTRELAYTGGDVDAARALRIGLVNEVFPTPEALLTETRATARRIADNPPLVIQGAKQVMEYCADKSIADGLRYVAVWNSAFLQSHDLTEAFSAFAERRPPHFQGR, encoded by the coding sequence ATGAGCACTTCGTACAAGTCATTGCGCATCGAGAAGGGCGACGGCATCGCCGAGCTGGTGCTCACCGGTCCCGGCAAGGGCAACGCCATGGGCCCCGACTTCTGGCGGGAGATGCCCGAGGCGCTTCGCGCGCTGGACGCCGACGACGAGGTGCGCGTCGTGTTGGTGCGCGGCGAGGGCAGCCACTTCACCTATGGCCTGGACCTGATGGGGATGATGGAGTCCCTGGGGCCGCTGCTCACCGCCGAGAGCAACCTGGCCCTGGAGCGCAGCCGGCTGCTCAAGCTGATTGGGGAGATGCAGCAGGCCACCGAAGGGGTGGCGAGGTGCAAGAAGCCCGTCATCGCCGCGGTGCATGGCTGGTGCATTGGCGGGGGCATGGACCTCATCGCCGCGTGTGACTTCCGATACTGCTCGCAGGACGCGAAGTTCTCCCTGCGCGAGGTGAAGGTCGGCATCGTCGCGGACCTGGGCGCGCTCCAGCGGCTTCCGCGCATCATCGGCGAGGGGAACACCCGAGAGCTGGCCTACACCGGCGGCGACGTGGACGCCGCTCGCGCGCTGCGCATCGGCCTGGTCAATGAGGTCTTCCCCACGCCCGAGGCCCTGCTCACGGAGACACGGGCGACGGCGCGGCGCATCGCCGACAATCCGCCGCTCGTCATCCAGGGCGCCAAGCAGGTGATGGAGTACTGCGCGGACAAGTCCATCGCGGATGGGCTTCGTTACGTGGCGGTGTGGAACTCGGCGTTCCTCCAGTCCCATGACCTGACGGAGGCCTTCTCCGCCTTCGCCGAGCGCCGGCCGCCCCACTTCCAGGGCCGCTGA
- a CDS encoding LysR family transcriptional regulator — protein MRGSDYAELMAFMAIAQERSFRKAARRLGMSPSALSHGMRALEERIGARLLHRTTRSVSVTEAGQALLERLGPAVAEVDAAVRDVTAFQQQPRGLVRINLPRAAAQLVVMPRLAAFRAAYPEVRLDLAIDDAITDVIAKGFDAGIRSGAFVDRDMTAVPLTPPTRMAVVGTAACLAERPVPRRPADLTGFPCLTYRWLASGAAHPWRFEGSEGPIDVAVESVLTVNDTDMLLSAALQGIGLAYLAEPLVTPHLKSGALVRVLKNWCKPVAGFSLYFPGRRHMPAALRAFIDFMKVPRA, from the coding sequence ATGCGTGGAAGCGACTATGCGGAGCTCATGGCCTTCATGGCGATCGCGCAGGAGCGCAGTTTCCGAAAGGCGGCGCGGCGCCTTGGCATGTCACCCTCCGCGCTCAGCCACGGCATGCGCGCGCTCGAGGAGCGGATCGGCGCGCGGCTTCTTCACCGCACCACCCGCAGCGTCTCGGTGACCGAGGCGGGGCAGGCGTTGCTGGAGCGCCTGGGGCCAGCCGTCGCGGAGGTCGATGCGGCGGTCCGTGACGTCACCGCGTTTCAGCAGCAGCCGCGCGGTCTCGTGCGGATCAACCTGCCGCGCGCGGCGGCACAACTGGTGGTGATGCCCCGGCTGGCGGCGTTTCGGGCCGCCTATCCGGAGGTGAGGCTGGACCTTGCGATCGACGATGCCATCACCGATGTCATCGCCAAGGGCTTTGATGCGGGCATCCGCTCGGGTGCGTTCGTGGACCGGGACATGACCGCCGTGCCGCTCACACCGCCGACACGGATGGCGGTCGTCGGCACGGCCGCATGCCTCGCGGAGCGACCGGTGCCGCGCCGCCCGGCCGACCTGACCGGCTTCCCCTGCCTCACCTATCGCTGGCTGGCATCGGGCGCGGCGCATCCCTGGCGGTTCGAGGGCAGCGAAGGCCCGATCGACGTCGCCGTCGAGAGCGTGCTGACGGTGAACGACACCGACATGCTGCTTTCGGCCGCGCTGCAGGGCATCGGGCTGGCCTATCTGGCCGAGCCTCTGGTCACGCCACATCTCAAGAGTGGAGCGCTGGTTCGCGTGCTGAAGAACTGGTGCAAACCGGTTGCGGGGTTCAGCCTCTATTTCCCGGGCAGGCGGCACATGCCCGCGGCGCTGCGTGCCTTCATCGACTTCATGAAGGTGCCCAGAGCCTGA
- a CDS encoding alpha/beta hydrolase family protein: MNDRTQTRDANMSTSNPVLSIRALRLPAPSRGEDLQLRVSAPATGENLPVVLFSHGHGASMDAYAPLADHWAAHGFVVIQPTHLDARRLALSPEDPRRPFIWRIRVEDMTRILDHLPSLTRARPWLDGRVSHERVAAAGHSFGGQTVSMLLGGRMQGHGAGEDMRDPRVKAGVLLASGGRGGADLSDFARQYTPWLDMAFEQLVTPTLVVAGDADQSPLTVRGPDWFEDPFRLSPGGRALLTLHGGEHMLGGISGHEVSETTDERPARVALIQWATTAFLRGALVPAAGDWETLVATLAGEANAEGHLTSRQAEG, encoded by the coding sequence ATGAACGATAGAACCCAGACGCGCGACGCGAACATGAGTACCTCGAACCCGGTCCTGTCGATCCGGGCGCTGCGGCTCCCTGCCCCCTCGCGGGGTGAAGACCTGCAGTTGCGTGTCTCCGCGCCCGCGACCGGGGAGAACCTTCCCGTCGTGCTCTTCTCGCATGGCCATGGCGCATCGATGGATGCCTATGCACCGCTCGCCGACCATTGGGCGGCTCATGGCTTTGTCGTCATCCAGCCGACCCACCTCGACGCGCGGCGGCTGGCTCTTTCGCCCGAGGATCCGCGCAGGCCCTTCATCTGGCGCATCCGCGTCGAGGACATGACGCGCATCCTCGATCATCTGCCCTCGCTGACCAGGGCGCGGCCCTGGCTGGATGGCCGGGTCTCTCATGAGCGGGTGGCCGCGGCTGGCCATTCCTTCGGCGGTCAGACGGTCAGCATGCTGCTCGGAGGGCGGATGCAGGGGCACGGCGCCGGCGAGGACATGCGTGATCCACGCGTGAAGGCGGGGGTGCTGCTGGCCTCGGGCGGGCGCGGGGGCGCGGACCTCAGCGACTTCGCGCGGCAATACACGCCCTGGCTCGACATGGCCTTCGAGCAGTTGGTGACACCCACGCTGGTCGTAGCAGGCGATGCCGACCAATCCCCCCTGACCGTCCGCGGCCCGGACTGGTTCGAGGATCCCTTCAGGCTCAGCCCGGGCGGGCGGGCGCTCCTGACGCTGCACGGGGGCGAACACATGCTGGGCGGCATCTCGGGGCATGAGGTTTCCGAGACGACCGATGAGAGGCCCGCCCGCGTCGCGCTGATCCAATGGGCCACCACCGCCTTCCTCCGCGGCGCCCTTGTTCCCGCCGCCGGCGACTGGGAGACGCTGGTGGCGACGCTTGCAGGCGAGGCGAACGCCGAAGGGCACCTGACGTCCCGCCAAGCAGAGGGCTGA
- a CDS encoding AraC family transcriptional regulator, whose amino-acid sequence MDVLTEVLREGMSRTAIYGRLELSAPWGLRVDGTRRLSFYAVARGAAVLEVRGKKIQLGAGDLVFLQKGLAHTLKDHARSRAASVNAVYAQRGGRCGGVIQYGGGGAPVTIISGGFEFDTTALNPLVAHLPEVIHVPGDMGDVVRWLESTLHLMAFEMHTEEPGYELVASRIADVLFVHALRSHVNNNPCQVGWLRAIGDARLGAAFRCMHEAPAEPWTVEKLARTASMSRAAFAARFTELLGLTPLAYLTRWRMHRAAELLAVETSNISAIAASVGYETESAFSKVFKRHFGETPGAYRRRLRSA is encoded by the coding sequence GTGGATGTCCTGACCGAAGTGCTCCGCGAAGGGATGAGCCGGACCGCCATCTATGGTCGCCTTGAGCTGTCCGCGCCGTGGGGGCTCCGCGTGGACGGTACGCGGCGCCTTTCGTTCTATGCCGTGGCGCGTGGCGCGGCGGTCCTCGAGGTCCGTGGGAAGAAGATCCAGCTTGGCGCAGGCGATCTCGTCTTCCTCCAGAAGGGGCTCGCTCACACCCTGAAAGACCACGCTCGCTCGCGTGCGGCGAGCGTCAACGCGGTCTACGCGCAACGAGGAGGGCGCTGCGGCGGCGTCATCCAGTACGGGGGCGGCGGCGCTCCGGTGACGATCATCTCGGGTGGCTTCGAGTTCGACACGACGGCGCTCAACCCGCTCGTCGCGCACCTCCCGGAGGTGATTCACGTCCCGGGTGACATGGGCGACGTCGTGCGATGGCTCGAGTCGACGCTGCATCTCATGGCATTCGAGATGCACACGGAGGAGCCCGGATACGAGTTGGTCGCGAGCCGCATCGCTGACGTGCTCTTCGTCCATGCGCTGCGCTCCCACGTGAACAACAACCCATGTCAGGTTGGGTGGCTCCGCGCGATCGGCGATGCTCGGCTTGGCGCCGCCTTTCGGTGCATGCACGAGGCGCCCGCGGAGCCGTGGACGGTCGAGAAGCTCGCGCGCACCGCGTCGATGTCGCGCGCGGCCTTCGCGGCGCGCTTCACCGAGTTGCTCGGGCTCACGCCGCTCGCGTACCTCACGCGCTGGCGCATGCACCGCGCCGCGGAGCTGCTCGCGGTCGAGACGTCCAACATCAGCGCCATTGCCGCCAGCGTCGGGTACGAAACGGAGAGCGCATTCTCCAAGGTGTTCAAGCGGCACTTTGGCGAGACGCCCGGCGCGTATCGCCGACGACTTCGGAGCGCGTAG
- a CDS encoding NADPH-dependent FMN reductase, with the protein MADKLKIGLILSTTREGRLGEDIGRWALELARRRNDATFELVDLRDHPLPFFEAKVAPARSPIDTPAAKRWSETISAFDGYVFVTAEYNHSITGVLKNALDYLYPELRRKPATFIGYGAVGGVRAVEHLRNILAELQVATLRFTVHIGKSELLGLVREGKTLADSPDTAAALTPALDELVWWAETLKAGRARAP; encoded by the coding sequence ATGGCAGACAAGCTCAAGATCGGGCTCATCCTCAGCACCACACGCGAAGGGCGGCTGGGAGAAGACATCGGGCGCTGGGCCCTGGAGCTTGCCCGGAGACGCAACGACGCCACATTCGAGCTCGTCGACCTGCGCGACCACCCGCTCCCGTTCTTCGAGGCGAAGGTTGCTCCGGCCCGCTCGCCCATCGACACGCCCGCCGCGAAGCGATGGAGCGAGACCATTTCCGCCTTCGACGGCTACGTCTTCGTGACGGCGGAGTACAACCACAGCATCACGGGCGTGCTGAAGAACGCGCTCGACTACCTGTACCCCGAGCTCCGGCGCAAGCCAGCCACGTTCATCGGCTACGGGGCAGTGGGCGGCGTCCGTGCGGTGGAGCACCTGCGGAACATCCTCGCCGAGCTCCAGGTCGCGACGCTCCGGTTCACCGTGCACATTGGAAAGAGCGAGCTCCTCGGCCTCGTCCGCGAAGGGAAGACGCTCGCGGACTCCCCCGACACCGCCGCCGCGCTGACACCTGCGCTCGATGAGTTGGTCTGGTGGGCCGAGACCCTCAAGGCCGGGAGGGCGCGCGCACCATGA
- a CDS encoding nuclear transport factor 2 family protein encodes MNRLEALCVREVIERFHDAVNHRDFAVIEALFASEGVWEVAPPFEHRIEGATNIAAGVAESVGKLEFLVQTCSPIVVDLTDATHASARTSMQELGRFKGGGSMRVAGTYFDTLRKDGGVWRFTHRVFRPRYADAPPLTGQFFDTWESP; translated from the coding sequence ATGAATCGCCTCGAAGCGCTCTGCGTGCGAGAGGTCATCGAGCGGTTCCACGACGCCGTGAACCACCGTGACTTCGCGGTCATCGAGGCCCTCTTCGCCTCCGAGGGTGTCTGGGAGGTCGCGCCCCCCTTCGAGCACCGCATCGAGGGGGCTACGAACATCGCCGCCGGCGTGGCCGAGAGCGTCGGGAAGCTCGAGTTCCTCGTCCAGACGTGCTCGCCAATCGTCGTCGACCTCACGGACGCGACACACGCCAGCGCGCGGACATCCATGCAGGAGTTGGGTCGCTTCAAGGGCGGAGGCTCGATGCGCGTCGCGGGGACGTACTTCGACACGCTCCGCAAGGACGGCGGGGTGTGGCGCTTCACGCACCGCGTCTTCCGCCCGCGCTACGCCGATGCCCCACCGCTGACAGGACAGTTCTTCGACACCTGGGAGTCTCCATGA
- a CDS encoding Gfo/Idh/MocA family protein, with protein sequence MSTNKPIGVGIIGASPGYTWATLAHLPALATLPAFRVVAVSTTRTESANETAKKFCVPRAFGRPEPLIEDPEVELVVVSVRAPSHAPLVRAALAARKHVFCEWPVGATSADTGEFAVLAREAGVRTVAGLQRRLAPGVRHVKKLIDEGYLGQLRSVNVIGSVPLLGARRPASWAYTADLQNGANALHTMTAHFLDTALSVVGEPASFQALVARQFSEATLEETGEKIPVTAPDQIEVAGTLRSGAVFSVRIESGKRNGANIAWTFTGTEGDLALGPDLALVGARGDGQPLTPIEVPADPAWPARGELSDDAFQTAHLYAGFAAESPLVPTFDDAARFRRMLEAFVESSTTGRRIEWPER encoded by the coding sequence ATGAGTACGAACAAGCCAATCGGCGTAGGCATCATTGGCGCGAGCCCCGGATACACATGGGCGACGCTCGCCCACCTACCGGCGCTCGCGACGCTGCCGGCGTTTCGCGTGGTCGCCGTGAGCACCACCCGCACGGAGAGCGCGAACGAGACCGCGAAGAAGTTCTGCGTTCCGCGCGCGTTCGGTCGCCCCGAACCGCTCATCGAAGACCCCGAGGTCGAGCTCGTCGTCGTGTCGGTGCGCGCCCCCTCCCATGCGCCGCTCGTCCGGGCAGCGCTCGCGGCCAGGAAGCATGTCTTCTGCGAGTGGCCCGTCGGCGCCACCTCGGCGGACACGGGTGAGTTCGCCGTGCTCGCCCGAGAGGCCGGCGTCCGCACCGTCGCGGGGCTTCAGCGCCGCCTCGCGCCAGGCGTTCGCCACGTCAAGAAGCTCATCGACGAGGGATACCTTGGCCAGCTCCGCTCGGTGAACGTGATTGGCTCCGTGCCACTGCTCGGCGCGCGGCGCCCCGCTTCGTGGGCCTACACCGCGGACCTCCAGAACGGCGCCAACGCGCTCCACACGATGACCGCCCACTTCCTCGACACCGCGCTCTCCGTCGTAGGAGAGCCCGCAAGCTTCCAGGCGCTCGTCGCGCGCCAGTTCTCGGAGGCCACCCTCGAGGAGACGGGCGAGAAGATTCCCGTCACGGCTCCTGATCAGATCGAGGTCGCGGGGACGCTGCGCTCGGGCGCCGTGTTCTCCGTGCGCATCGAGTCTGGCAAGCGCAACGGCGCCAACATCGCGTGGACGTTCACCGGCACTGAGGGAGATCTCGCGCTCGGCCCTGACCTCGCGCTCGTGGGCGCGCGCGGCGACGGCCAGCCGCTCACGCCCATCGAGGTGCCGGCCGATCCAGCGTGGCCCGCGCGCGGCGAGCTGTCCGACGACGCCTTCCAGACCGCGCACCTCTACGCCGGCTTCGCCGCCGAGAGCCCGCTCGTGCCCACCTTCGATGACGCTGCGCGCTTTCGCCGCATGCTCGAGGCCTTCGTCGAATCGTCGACGACGGGCCGCCGGATCGAGTGGCCGGAGCGCTGA
- a CDS encoding bile acid:sodium symporter family protein, translating into MQSSAITEVFLPIALGVIMLGLGLSLTLADFRRVALYPRAALVGLGCQTLLMPGVCYAIATGFGLPPQLAVGLMLLSATPGGATANLFSHLAKGDVALNVSLTAVNSVLSLLTLPLIVNFSLAHFMGEERAIPLQFAKIVQVFGIVLVPISLGMFVRAKRPALADGLDRPVRIISALFLVLVVLAATLKERDQLVTYFQSVGLAALAFNLASMAVGFVVPSLLRVERKQAVAIAMEVGIHNGTLAIAIASSPRLLNDGVMAIPAAIYSVIMFFTAGVFGAVVARRQAPSATAEDLQPRRAP; encoded by the coding sequence ATGCAGAGCAGTGCCATCACCGAAGTGTTCCTGCCGATTGCGTTGGGCGTCATCATGCTCGGCCTCGGGCTGAGCCTCACCCTCGCGGACTTCCGCCGCGTTGCTTTGTATCCGCGCGCGGCGCTGGTGGGCCTGGGCTGTCAGACGCTGCTCATGCCTGGGGTCTGTTACGCCATCGCGACCGGCTTCGGGCTACCACCCCAGCTCGCCGTGGGGTTGATGCTGCTCTCCGCCACGCCGGGCGGCGCGACCGCGAACCTCTTCAGTCACCTGGCCAAGGGCGATGTCGCGCTGAACGTCAGCCTGACGGCGGTCAACAGCGTGCTGTCGCTGCTCACGCTGCCGCTCATCGTGAACTTCTCCCTGGCGCACTTCATGGGGGAGGAGCGCGCCATTCCGTTGCAGTTCGCGAAGATCGTCCAGGTGTTCGGCATCGTCCTGGTGCCCATCTCGCTGGGAATGTTCGTGCGCGCGAAGCGGCCGGCGCTCGCGGATGGCCTGGACCGGCCGGTGCGCATCATCTCGGCGCTGTTCCTGGTGCTCGTGGTGCTCGCGGCGACGCTCAAGGAGCGGGACCAGTTGGTCACGTACTTCCAGAGCGTGGGGCTCGCGGCGCTGGCCTTCAACCTGGCCAGCATGGCGGTGGGCTTCGTGGTGCCCAGCCTGCTGCGCGTCGAGCGCAAGCAGGCGGTGGCGATCGCGATGGAGGTGGGCATCCACAACGGCACGCTCGCCATCGCCATCGCGTCCAGCCCCCGGTTGCTCAATGACGGCGTGATGGCCATTCCCGCGGCCATCTACAGCGTCATCATGTTCTTCACCGCCGGAGTCTTCGGCGCCGTGGTCGCCCGGAGGCAGGCCCCAAGCGCGACCGCGGAGGACCTCCAACCGCGCAGGGCTCCGTGA
- a CDS encoding SulP family inorganic anion transporter produces MRSTTALSKRPFSTRRAGELLQSWREMVQPSSLPADAAAGLSVACVALPLNVALATAAGLPASVGLVSGVVAGVVGGLLSGSRFQVTGPEAALLPMAAAIVAAHGAAGLAIATVLAGAMQVALGLVRAGRFARLIPRPVVMGFTVGIGLLLLNTQLPRLFAVEDTHANAVALVLRRTWGDHVGWLGVAAGALTALAMVGLPRLHKRIPAVLVGLTLGTVLMVTLGVGYDAVGALPRSLPMPTLPSFEGVHLASLLPAAFGLALLASLGSLLATSSLDTLTGARTQSDLDQDLMAQGLANMTAGLVGGFPVMGAIVRASASIQAGARTRAASVLHALWLFVAMALLASLVARIPIAALTAILLVVGVRLLNLEGLVAMWNQSKSTLSVVLVTALGIAVFNVFAGIGAGLALASILYVRRHGALRLEVQRVTDASQLQRNLHTQAPETPNTPEALDLMVARVDGPILFINHLKLYDLVDGPPWAKLVVVDLSRVSLVDAAGVATLQYLAEFLAVRSAHLALVKVPPHLEAALEPIAKHLLEGRMHGSMEGALLGAGLMQPAPMEPVAAHAHPVPLERVAGPAPSAHP; encoded by the coding sequence ATGCGTTCGACGACCGCTCTCTCCAAGCGACCCTTCTCGACCCGCCGTGCGGGCGAGCTCCTCCAAAGCTGGCGCGAGATGGTGCAGCCCAGCAGCCTGCCAGCCGACGCGGCCGCCGGCCTGAGCGTGGCGTGCGTGGCCCTTCCCCTCAATGTCGCGCTCGCCACCGCGGCGGGACTGCCCGCGAGCGTGGGGCTCGTCTCCGGCGTGGTGGCCGGCGTCGTGGGCGGGCTGCTCAGTGGCAGCCGCTTCCAGGTCACCGGCCCGGAGGCGGCGCTGCTGCCCATGGCCGCGGCCATCGTGGCGGCGCATGGGGCCGCGGGCCTCGCCATCGCCACGGTGCTCGCGGGCGCCATGCAGGTGGCGTTGGGGCTCGTGCGCGCCGGCCGGTTCGCGCGGCTCATTCCCCGGCCAGTGGTGATGGGCTTCACGGTGGGCATCGGGCTTCTGCTGCTCAACACGCAGCTGCCGCGGCTGTTCGCGGTGGAGGACACGCATGCGAACGCCGTGGCGCTCGTGCTGCGGCGCACCTGGGGCGACCACGTGGGGTGGCTCGGGGTCGCGGCCGGAGCCCTCACGGCGCTGGCCATGGTGGGGCTGCCCCGGCTCCACAAGCGCATCCCCGCGGTCCTCGTGGGGCTGACGCTCGGCACCGTGCTCATGGTCACGCTCGGGGTGGGCTACGACGCGGTGGGCGCCCTGCCGCGGTCGCTGCCCATGCCGACGCTGCCGTCCTTCGAGGGCGTGCACCTCGCGTCGCTCCTGCCGGCGGCGTTCGGCCTCGCGTTGCTCGCGTCGCTGGGCTCGCTGCTCGCGACCAGCTCGCTGGACACGCTCACGGGGGCGCGCACCCAGAGTGACCTGGACCAGGACCTGATGGCGCAAGGCCTGGCCAACATGACCGCCGGACTCGTGGGTGGCTTCCCGGTGATGGGCGCCATCGTGCGCGCCAGCGCTTCCATTCAAGCGGGTGCGCGCACCCGCGCTGCTTCCGTCCTGCACGCACTGTGGCTCTTCGTGGCCATGGCGCTGCTCGCGTCCCTGGTGGCGCGAATCCCCATTGCCGCACTCACCGCCATCCTGCTGGTGGTGGGGGTGCGCCTGCTCAATCTGGAGGGCCTTGTCGCCATGTGGAATCAATCCAAGTCGACGTTGAGCGTGGTGCTCGTCACCGCGCTGGGTATCGCGGTGTTCAACGTGTTCGCCGGGATCGGGGCCGGGCTCGCGCTGGCGAGCATCCTCTACGTGCGGCGCCATGGCGCCCTGCGGCTGGAGGTGCAGCGGGTGACGGATGCGTCGCAGCTGCAGCGCAACCTGCACACGCAGGCCCCCGAAACGCCCAACACCCCCGAAGCGCTGGACCTCATGGTCGCGCGCGTGGACGGGCCCATCCTGTTCATCAACCACCTGAAGCTCTACGACCTCGTGGACGGCCCGCCCTGGGCGAAGCTCGTGGTCGTCGACCTGTCGCGGGTGTCGCTCGTGGACGCCGCCGGTGTGGCGACGCTCCAGTACCTGGCGGAGTTCCTCGCCGTGCGCAGCGCGCACCTGGCCCTGGTAAAGGTGCCGCCCCATCTGGAGGCCGCGCTCGAGCCGATCGCGAAGCACCTGCTCGAAGGGCGGATGCACGGCTCGATGGAGGGGGCGCTCCTGGGCGCAGGCCTCATGCAGCCCGCGCCCATGGAGCCTGTCGCCGCGCACGCGCACCCCGTGCCCCTGGAGCGTGTCGCCGGCCCCGCGCCCTCCGCGCATCCGTGA